The following coding sequences are from one Paenibacillus sp. JDR-2 window:
- a CDS encoding pyridoxamine 5'-phosphate oxidase family protein, whose product MGMHANSNNQEAIEKIRELIKDIKIAMLTTVSEEGLVSRPMKTQDVDFDGSLWFLTKKDTDKFHELLQNKQVNVAYADKSFVSIRGVAELVDSTDKIKEFWNKAYEEILETTYDDPSLVLIKVDAEAAEYWDSGNKFKMVKFLFNRLMGKNTEGTELNQTVEMN is encoded by the coding sequence ATGGGAATGCATGCAAATTCAAATAACCAGGAAGCCATCGAGAAGATAAGGGAACTGATTAAGGATATCAAAATCGCGATGCTGACAACGGTGTCGGAGGAAGGCCTTGTATCACGCCCGATGAAGACGCAGGATGTCGATTTTGACGGCAGCTTGTGGTTTCTTACGAAGAAGGATACGGACAAATTTCATGAACTGCTTCAGAACAAGCAAGTGAACGTAGCCTATGCGGACAAATCCTTTGTCTCCATTCGCGGCGTAGCGGAGCTTGTCGACAGCACCGACAAAATAAAGGAATTCTGGAATAAAGCCTACGAGGAAATATTGGAGACGACCTATGACGATCCAAGCCTTGTTCTAATCAAGGTAGATGCCGAAGCCGCCGAGTATTGGGATTCCGGAAATAAGTTCAAGATGGTGAAGTTTCTGTTCAATCGGTTGATGGGTAAAAATACGGAAGGAACAGAGCTCAATCAAACCGTGGAAATGAATTAA
- a CDS encoding glycosyl hydrolase family 28 protein — translation MAKSAVNAISVYPIPRALPVNQDFDVFVRIPGGEWTEVGALLVKVDMHHVREASLVKFDYSGEVEVKVICNREPVKDVVIRPLSTGIHAEVIDERTIQFRLSRPQKLSVEINGDRFHNLHLFAKELEKLRPDSSDPGVACIHPGIHRIDVLQEKLADNRYHTLYFTAGLHHIEQVIVNVPSGKRIYIEGGAYVAGSFVCDKVENVQISGHGILYLAEFGRFSSFRGVRIMYSRNISVSGITVVDPPHYSIYLGQSQQIRISDFESFSTRGWSDGIDMMSCCDVEINHVFMRNSDDCIAIYGHRWGYYGDTRNINVKNSTLWADVAHPTNIGTHGDYEADGTLIENIIFENIDILEHHEPQDNYQGCLSINAGDKNTVRNVTYRNIRIEPFKLGRIIDIRVVWNPDYNPVPGNRIEQITFDGIYYNGSDDAISRISGFDDSRCVDGVTIHNLYINDRKVADVSSGNLELGEHVNNLTFS, via the coding sequence TTGGCAAAGTCAGCCGTTAACGCAATATCCGTTTATCCGATTCCTAGAGCATTGCCCGTCAATCAAGATTTTGATGTATTTGTACGTATACCTGGCGGGGAGTGGACAGAGGTTGGGGCCTTGCTCGTTAAAGTCGATATGCATCACGTCAGGGAGGCTTCTCTGGTTAAGTTCGACTACAGCGGTGAAGTCGAAGTAAAAGTTATCTGCAACAGGGAGCCAGTGAAGGATGTCGTAATCCGTCCGCTTTCCACCGGCATACATGCCGAAGTCATTGACGAACGTACCATACAGTTCCGCTTATCGAGGCCCCAGAAGCTGTCGGTTGAAATAAACGGCGATCGGTTCCATAACCTTCATTTGTTTGCAAAAGAGCTCGAGAAGCTGCGTCCCGATTCGTCGGATCCCGGCGTTGCTTGCATTCATCCCGGTATTCATCGGATTGACGTATTGCAAGAGAAGCTGGCGGACAACCGCTATCATACGCTTTATTTCACGGCGGGTCTTCATCATATTGAACAAGTTATCGTTAACGTTCCCTCGGGCAAGAGGATTTACATCGAGGGAGGAGCTTACGTAGCGGGATCTTTTGTCTGCGACAAGGTGGAAAATGTGCAAATCTCTGGCCACGGCATTCTGTACTTGGCGGAGTTCGGCCGCTTCTCATCTTTCCGCGGTGTCCGGATCATGTACTCGCGGAATATTTCCGTGTCCGGCATTACCGTTGTAGATCCGCCGCATTACAGCATTTATTTGGGGCAGTCGCAGCAAATTCGCATTTCCGACTTCGAGTCATTCAGCACACGAGGCTGGTCCGATGGTATCGATATGATGTCCTGCTGCGACGTTGAGATCAATCATGTCTTTATGCGGAATTCCGATGACTGTATTGCCATTTACGGACACCGATGGGGTTACTACGGCGATACGCGCAACATTAACGTGAAGAATTCAACGTTATGGGCAGACGTGGCGCATCCAACCAACATTGGTACCCACGGCGATTATGAAGCCGACGGCACGTTGATTGAGAATATTATCTTCGAAAATATCGATATCCTGGAGCATCATGAACCCCAGGATAATTACCAAGGCTGCTTGTCCATTAATGCCGGAGACAAAAATACGGTGCGTAACGTGACCTACCGCAATATCCGGATTGAACCGTTCAAACTCGGCAGAATCATCGATATCCGGGTAGTCTGGAACCCGGATTACAATCCGGTTCCGGGCAATCGCATCGAGCAAATCACGTTCGACGGCATCTACTACAACGGCAGCGACGATGCCATCTCCCGAATAAGCGGCTTCGACGATTCTCGCTGCGTCGACGGAGTAACCATCCATAACCTCTACATCAACGACCGTAAGGTCGCCGATGTCTCCTCCGGTAACCTCGAGCTAGGAGAACATGTCAACAATCTCACTTTTAGTTAA
- the mnmH gene encoding tRNA 2-selenouridine(34) synthase MnmH → MFQDITIEELLALRDKKEIVMIDVRSPSEYADSTIPGSLNIPLFDDSERAEVGTIYKKVSVQAAKDRGLELFSAKLPAFIKSFEQIKDSKAVFCWRGGMRSKTTATVLSLMGIRAYRLTGGFRTYRKWIVETLEHLELKPQAIVLQGHTGTGKTTILRELQEEGYPVLDLEGMAGHRGSIFGQVGQKANNQKTFEALLVTDLLKLQESPYVLMEGESKRIGKAVLPPFLIEKKEAGKQLFIRLPLEERVRHIVEDYNPYENKQELIAAFKQIEKRMHTPIAAQIMQALTEDQFELAVRLLLEHYYDPRYEHSMMQYLQERVEIEAGTIAEAVQKVKAYLAASSK, encoded by the coding sequence TTGTTTCAAGACATCACCATAGAGGAATTGCTGGCATTACGGGATAAAAAAGAAATCGTTATGATCGACGTGCGTTCTCCTTCGGAGTACGCCGATTCCACCATTCCGGGCAGCCTGAATATTCCGCTCTTCGACGATTCGGAGCGGGCGGAAGTAGGCACGATTTACAAGAAGGTCAGCGTCCAGGCGGCCAAGGACCGGGGACTTGAGTTATTTTCGGCCAAGCTGCCGGCATTCATTAAATCCTTCGAGCAGATCAAAGATTCCAAAGCCGTATTCTGCTGGCGCGGCGGCATGCGAAGCAAGACGACGGCTACGGTGCTGTCGCTGATGGGGATCCGGGCTTACCGGCTTACCGGGGGCTTCCGAACCTACCGGAAGTGGATTGTAGAAACACTTGAGCATCTCGAGCTCAAGCCGCAGGCGATTGTGCTGCAGGGCCATACGGGAACAGGAAAAACGACGATATTGCGCGAGCTTCAAGAGGAAGGTTATCCTGTTCTTGATTTGGAAGGCATGGCGGGTCATCGAGGTTCAATCTTTGGTCAGGTCGGGCAGAAGGCGAATAATCAGAAGACGTTCGAAGCTTTATTAGTGACGGATCTGCTGAAGCTGCAGGAATCTCCATACGTGCTGATGGAGGGGGAGAGCAAACGGATCGGCAAAGCCGTGCTGCCTCCATTCCTAATTGAGAAGAAAGAAGCCGGGAAGCAGCTCTTTATCCGGCTGCCGCTAGAAGAACGGGTCCGGCATATTGTGGAGGACTACAATCCGTATGAGAACAAGCAGGAACTGATTGCCGCGTTTAAGCAGATCGAGAAGCGGATGCATACGCCGATTGCCGCGCAGATCATGCAAGCTTTAACCGAAGACCAGTTCGAGCTTGCTGTCCGCTTGCTGCTGGAGCATTACTACGATCCCCGTTACGAGCATTCGATGATGCAGTATTTGCAGGAGAGAGTCGAGATTGAAGCGGGTACGATAGCGGAAGCCGTGCAAAAGGTGAAAGCTTATCTGGCTGCCTCTTCGAAATAA
- a CDS encoding sulfatase yields MALKAIIVMFDSLNRHMLPPYGGDWTQAPNFSRLAERSVTYDNHWVGSMPCMPARRDLLTGRYNFLHRSWGPLEPFDDSLPALLRANKVYSHLVSDHYHYWEPGGATYHSQYTTWDFVRGQEGDPWKGEVADPEIPEHVGDFNGYRSHLFRQDWINRKYMTEEHQHPMSETFSRGIEFIRTNRREDRWLLQIEAFDPHEPFFAPQKYKDMYPHDYTGRHFDWPGYQPVQETREEVEHCKFEYAALLSMCDTYLGKVMDAMDECDLWQDTMLIVTTDHGLLLGEHDWWAKNIMPFYNEIAKTPLFVWDPRDKRKNERCGGLTQLIDLAPTLLEYFGADVPKDMVGVPLPSVTEKEQREAVLFGIHGGHVNCTDGGYVYMRAPVRPDNSPLFNYTLMPTHMASLFSVEELREIELADPFLFTKGVRTLKIPSISYIPAHRFGTLLYDLENDPEQKHPIQDSVIEKQMIEHLIRIMALHDAPPEQYERLGLENSN; encoded by the coding sequence ATGGCATTGAAAGCGATTATTGTCATGTTCGATTCCCTGAACCGGCATATGCTTCCCCCTTACGGCGGTGATTGGACGCAAGCTCCTAACTTCAGCCGGTTGGCCGAGCGAAGCGTGACCTATGATAATCATTGGGTGGGGAGTATGCCGTGCATGCCTGCGAGGCGCGATTTATTGACGGGCAGATACAACTTTTTGCATCGAAGCTGGGGACCGCTCGAGCCGTTTGATGATTCCCTTCCAGCTTTGCTGCGTGCCAATAAGGTCTATTCGCATTTGGTCAGCGACCACTATCATTATTGGGAGCCCGGGGGAGCAACCTACCATAGTCAATATACAACCTGGGATTTCGTGCGCGGGCAGGAGGGAGATCCTTGGAAAGGGGAAGTTGCGGATCCGGAAATTCCCGAGCATGTGGGGGATTTCAATGGATACCGGAGCCACTTGTTCCGCCAGGATTGGATTAACCGCAAATACATGACGGAGGAACATCAGCATCCGATGTCCGAGACCTTCTCCAGAGGGATCGAGTTCATCCGGACGAATCGGAGGGAGGACAGATGGCTGCTGCAAATCGAAGCCTTTGATCCGCATGAGCCGTTTTTTGCTCCGCAAAAGTACAAAGACATGTATCCGCATGATTATACGGGAAGGCATTTCGATTGGCCGGGTTACCAGCCCGTTCAGGAAACGAGGGAAGAGGTTGAGCATTGCAAATTCGAGTATGCGGCGCTGCTCAGCATGTGCGATACCTACCTCGGAAAGGTTATGGATGCCATGGACGAATGCGATCTATGGCAGGATACGATGCTGATCGTGACGACCGATCATGGTTTACTGCTTGGCGAGCATGACTGGTGGGCCAAAAATATCATGCCCTTTTATAACGAGATTGCCAAGACACCGTTATTTGTATGGGATCCCCGTGATAAGAGGAAAAACGAACGATGCGGCGGCTTAACTCAGTTGATAGATTTGGCCCCGACTCTTCTGGAGTATTTTGGAGCAGATGTGCCAAAAGATATGGTTGGAGTTCCTTTGCCCTCCGTCACGGAGAAGGAGCAGCGAGAAGCTGTTTTGTTCGGCATACATGGCGGGCATGTCAATTGTACCGACGGCGGATATGTTTATATGCGTGCTCCGGTACGCCCGGATAACTCACCGTTATTCAACTATACATTGATGCCGACTCACATGGCTTCGTTGTTTAGCGTAGAGGAATTGAGGGAAATCGAGCTTGCGGATCCTTTCTTGTTTACGAAAGGGGTTCGAACGTTAAAAATACCGTCCATCTCGTATATTCCGGCCCATCGCTTCGGAACGTTACTGTATGATTTGGAGAATGATCCGGAGCAAAAACATCCGATTCAGGATAGCGTCATTGAAAAACAGATGATCGAACATTTGATTCGGATTATGGCTCTTCACGATGCTCCGCCGGAACAATATGAGAGATTAGGCCTGGAAAATAGCAATTGA
- the selD gene encoding selenide, water dikinase SelD — MPDTEKIKLTSYSTKGGCGCKIGPGDLSQVIRSLPVPVADPNLLVGIDTSDDAGVYKISDDLALVQTVDFFTPIVDDPYSFGQVAAANAISDIYAMGGKPLTALNIVAFPIKTLDKQVLADILRGAGDKMKEAGITLVGGHSIDDNEPKFGLAVTGLIHPNKVRTNAGSVPGDKLILTKPIGVGILTTSIKKDKLSDEEVQRVTDVMATLNKTAAETMEPYNVHACTDVTGFGLIGHSLEMAKGSGVGIRIHANEVPVLPRVRELAEEGFVPGGTKNNFAHVQDSITFPDALDQIGQWILCDAVTSGGLLISVEGDQAEELLGKLKQSGVEAAIIGETVADHPGRIVVL; from the coding sequence ATGCCCGATACTGAAAAAATCAAACTGACTTCCTACTCCACGAAAGGCGGCTGCGGCTGCAAGATTGGTCCCGGAGACCTGTCGCAAGTTATCCGTTCCCTGCCTGTACCCGTGGCGGATCCCAATCTTCTGGTCGGCATCGATACGAGCGATGATGCAGGCGTATACAAAATAAGCGATGATCTTGCGCTGGTGCAAACCGTCGATTTCTTTACTCCTATCGTCGACGATCCGTATTCATTCGGACAGGTAGCCGCGGCCAATGCGATCAGCGATATTTACGCAATGGGCGGCAAGCCGCTGACCGCGCTGAACATTGTTGCATTCCCGATCAAGACGCTGGACAAGCAGGTACTGGCGGATATTTTGCGCGGTGCGGGCGATAAGATGAAGGAAGCGGGTATTACCCTCGTTGGCGGCCATTCCATAGACGATAACGAGCCGAAGTTTGGCCTCGCCGTTACAGGCCTCATTCACCCGAACAAAGTAAGAACCAATGCGGGTTCGGTTCCCGGAGATAAGCTTATTCTGACCAAACCGATTGGCGTAGGCATTCTTACGACCTCCATCAAAAAAGACAAGCTGTCGGATGAAGAGGTTCAGCGCGTGACGGATGTGATGGCTACGCTGAACAAGACTGCGGCTGAAACAATGGAGCCGTATAATGTGCATGCGTGCACGGACGTAACCGGGTTTGGCCTGATTGGTCACTCGCTTGAGATGGCAAAAGGCAGCGGCGTCGGAATCCGCATCCATGCGAATGAAGTGCCGGTGCTGCCGCGCGTAAGAGAGCTGGCGGAGGAAGGTTTTGTTCCCGGAGGAACCAAAAACAATTTTGCCCATGTACAGGATTCGATTACCTTCCCGGACGCGCTGGATCAGATCGGTCAATGGATCTTATGCGATGCGGTCACGTCCGGAGGATTGCTTATCTCCGTGGAAGGCGACCAAGCAGAGGAACTGCTAGGCAAGCTGAAGCAATCCGGTGTGGAAGCGGCCATTATCGGAGAGACGGTTGCCGACCATCCGGGACGTATTGTTGTACTGTAG
- a CDS encoding glutamine--tRNA ligase/YqeY domain fusion protein: MDNSKEHLAEHHMFRLISEELERKPFSREMRTRFPPEPNGYLHIGSAYAILTNAMIAQNFGGTFHLRFDDTNPLKEDIEYVNAIIEDIKWLGVNPKEHIYYGSDYAEKIFDAAITLIKKGKAFVCDLTPDELTEYRGTLTEPGRNSPYRGRSAEENLELFAKMKNGAFPAGSKVLRAKINMASPNINLRDPVLYRILYAEHYRTKRDWCIYPMYDFAHPIQDAIEGITYSLCSIEFKDHRPLYEWVLNELEIAEPPRQREFGRLSLTGVVTSKRFLRQLVEGGFVDGWDDPRLPTLRGLRRRGYTPESIHDFIEEIGSIRNQSTVDISLLDHFVRQDLKEKAASVMAVLEPLKVTITNYPEEAEEMLLVENNGENVALGTREVPFSRTIYIEREDFMEEPPKGYHRLRPGGEVRLKGAYFIRCEEVVKDPVSGEIMELRCTYDPLTKSGSGFTGRKVKGTIHWVSAAHGIRADVNLYDQLLLDEELPKDGEDWTSKINPDSLVKKQILIEVHVKHAGPEQKFQFLRHGYFSVDTKPRTDDQLVFNRVVPLKDSWKRPN, translated from the coding sequence ATGGACAATTCCAAGGAACATTTAGCGGAGCATCACATGTTTAGACTTATTAGCGAAGAGCTTGAACGGAAGCCGTTCAGCAGGGAAATGCGCACGAGATTCCCTCCCGAACCTAATGGTTATCTCCATATCGGGAGTGCTTACGCGATTCTTACGAACGCTATGATTGCGCAAAATTTCGGCGGTACCTTTCATCTGCGGTTCGACGATACCAATCCGTTAAAAGAAGATATCGAATACGTTAACGCGATCATCGAGGATATTAAGTGGCTTGGCGTAAATCCGAAAGAACACATCTATTACGGCTCCGATTATGCGGAGAAAATCTTCGATGCAGCCATTACCCTCATTAAGAAAGGCAAAGCATTCGTATGCGATCTGACGCCTGACGAATTAACGGAGTACCGCGGAACTTTAACGGAGCCGGGAAGAAACAGTCCTTACCGCGGACGCTCGGCGGAGGAAAATCTGGAACTTTTCGCAAAGATGAAAAACGGAGCATTTCCGGCCGGCTCCAAAGTATTACGCGCGAAAATAAATATGGCATCCCCCAATATCAATCTGCGTGATCCGGTTCTTTACCGTATCCTTTACGCCGAGCATTATCGGACAAAACGCGACTGGTGCATCTATCCCATGTATGATTTTGCCCATCCGATTCAAGACGCGATTGAAGGGATTACCTACTCGCTCTGCTCGATTGAATTCAAGGATCATCGGCCGTTGTACGAATGGGTTCTGAATGAGCTGGAGATTGCTGAGCCACCGCGGCAAAGGGAATTTGGTCGATTGAGCTTAACCGGTGTTGTCACGAGCAAGCGGTTTTTAAGACAGCTGGTGGAAGGCGGCTTCGTGGACGGATGGGATGATCCCAGACTGCCTACTCTTCGCGGCTTAAGACGCAGGGGTTATACGCCGGAGAGCATCCATGATTTTATTGAAGAAATTGGGAGTATCCGCAATCAAAGCACCGTGGACATTTCGCTCCTGGATCATTTCGTCCGGCAAGACCTTAAGGAGAAAGCGGCAAGCGTTATGGCTGTTTTGGAGCCTTTAAAGGTCACCATTACGAACTACCCGGAAGAGGCGGAAGAAATGCTGCTGGTCGAAAATAACGGTGAAAACGTAGCGCTGGGCACACGGGAGGTCCCGTTCTCCAGAACCATTTATATCGAGCGGGAAGACTTTATGGAGGAGCCGCCAAAAGGCTATCACCGGCTTCGTCCGGGCGGGGAAGTAAGGCTGAAGGGAGCTTATTTTATCCGATGCGAAGAGGTTGTTAAGGATCCTGTTTCCGGTGAAATCATGGAATTGCGATGCACGTACGATCCGCTTACGAAGAGCGGCTCAGGTTTTACCGGGCGTAAAGTGAAAGGGACGATTCATTGGGTCTCGGCAGCGCATGGCATTCGGGCGGATGTTAATCTATACGATCAATTGCTTCTGGACGAGGAGCTGCCGAAGGATGGAGAGGATTGGACATCCAAAATAAATCCCGATTCCTTGGTTAAGAAACAGATCCTTATTGAAGTACATGTTAAGCATGCCGGTCCCGAGCAAAAATTCCAGTTCCTGCGCCATGGGTATTTCTCCGTCGACACGAAACCACGTACGGATGATCAACTGGTATTCAACCGGGTTGTACCGCTCAAGGACAGCTGGAAAAGACCGAACTAA
- a CDS encoding VOC family protein: MAKLTAYILSEDAKAQAAFYVQALGGEILSVVTHGQLPESNEELKDRVVNLSMTAAGITFLMSDSVFEPLRQGNAINLSLEYSDEAEARDAFDKLAENGKVTCPLEPAFWGALFGQLEDKFGLRWMITTTPQA; encoded by the coding sequence ATGGCAAAACTTACGGCTTATATCCTATCGGAAGACGCAAAAGCACAAGCGGCTTTTTATGTTCAGGCACTCGGCGGGGAAATATTATCCGTTGTCACTCACGGTCAGCTTCCAGAATCCAATGAAGAGCTAAAGGACAGGGTTGTTAATCTCAGCATGACTGCGGCAGGCATTACCTTTCTCATGTCGGACTCCGTATTTGAGCCGCTTAGACAAGGGAATGCGATTAATCTGAGTCTGGAATATTCCGATGAAGCTGAAGCGCGTGATGCCTTCGATAAGCTGGCGGAAAACGGTAAAGTGACTTGTCCGCTGGAGCCGGCTTTCTGGGGAGCTTTATTCGGACAACTCGAGGACAAATTCGGCTTGAGATGGATGATTACAACAACGCCTCAAGCTTAA
- a CDS encoding sulfatase yields MKRPNIIVFYCDDLGYGDLGCYGSDAMKTPHLDQLASEGIRFTNWYSNSPVCSPSRASLLTGKYPAKAGVTSILGGKRGTKGLSLEQTTLASALKEHGYHTALFGKWHLGASAEYGPNAHGFDQFYGFRAGCIDYYSHIFYWGQGGGVNPVHDLWRNETEVWENGEYMTEAITREATSYIDAAPDDEPYFMYVAYNAPHYPMHAPKAYLDRFPDLPPDRRIMAAMIAAVDDGVGEIVKALKQKGAYEDTIIFFSSDNGPSTESRNWLDGTEDLYYGGSAGRFRGHKASLFEGGIREPAILSYPAGLAEQQGQISDEMFAMMDIFPTMLELSGIGTEGYSLDGHSVFDALSGNALSPRKQLFWEYEGQLAVREGKWKLVLNGKLDFSRTEADAVHLSDLEQDSSERINLVKQYPEIAQRLERDVRQWYQSLQEEA; encoded by the coding sequence ATGAAACGACCTAATATAATTGTATTTTATTGCGATGATTTGGGGTATGGAGACTTGGGCTGCTATGGCTCCGATGCCATGAAAACGCCGCATCTCGACCAGTTGGCCAGCGAGGGGATCCGATTCACGAATTGGTACTCCAATTCGCCGGTCTGCTCGCCATCCCGGGCATCGCTGTTGACGGGCAAATACCCGGCGAAAGCGGGAGTTACCTCTATTCTTGGCGGCAAGAGAGGAACGAAGGGGCTTTCGCTAGAGCAGACAACGCTGGCGTCAGCCTTGAAAGAACACGGCTATCACACGGCATTGTTCGGGAAATGGCATTTGGGCGCATCGGCAGAATACGGACCAAATGCACACGGGTTTGACCAGTTTTACGGGTTTCGTGCAGGCTGCATTGATTATTACTCCCATATTTTTTACTGGGGGCAGGGCGGGGGCGTAAATCCTGTTCATGACTTGTGGCGGAACGAGACGGAGGTATGGGAAAACGGCGAGTATATGACGGAAGCCATTACGAGAGAAGCAACGTCTTATATCGATGCCGCACCCGATGATGAGCCTTATTTTATGTACGTCGCTTATAATGCGCCGCATTACCCGATGCACGCGCCAAAAGCTTACTTGGACCGTTTTCCGGATCTGCCCCCCGACCGGAGAATTATGGCCGCGATGATTGCGGCCGTTGACGACGGAGTAGGCGAGATCGTGAAGGCGTTGAAGCAAAAAGGCGCTTACGAAGATACGATTATTTTCTTCTCCAGCGATAACGGTCCTTCCACGGAATCCCGCAATTGGCTGGACGGCACGGAGGATTTGTATTACGGAGGCAGTGCCGGACGTTTCCGCGGCCATAAAGCAAGCCTGTTCGAAGGCGGCATCCGTGAACCGGCTATTCTTAGCTATCCGGCTGGACTTGCGGAGCAGCAAGGGCAAATATCGGACGAAATGTTTGCTATGATGGATATTTTTCCGACGATGCTCGAGCTGTCCGGAATTGGGACGGAAGGATACAGCCTGGACGGTCATAGCGTATTTGATGCTTTAAGCGGAAATGCTTTGAGCCCTCGCAAGCAGCTATTTTGGGAGTACGAGGGCCAATTGGCGGTCCGCGAAGGCAAGTGGAAGCTTGTGCTTAACGGTAAGCTTGACTTCAGCCGTACGGAAGCCGATGCCGTTCACTTGTCCGATCTGGAACAGGACAGCAGCGAGCGGATCAATCTTGTCAAGCAATATCCGGAAATTGCTCAAAGGCTGGAGAGGGATGTCCGGCAGTGGTACCAATCCCTTCAAGAGGAGGCGTAA
- a CDS encoding glycoside hydrolase family 43 protein, translating to MEAYLFVHFKEKKTPDGEQVYFALSKDGFNWEQVNGGQPVLWSEKGDKGVRDHTIVRTSYGKFYIIATDLSLANHFEGKYQGSWENITREGSKCLSFWESDDLLNWSEQKLIELGDENFGCLWAPDVIYDQQEENYVLHWSSSHASNNFGQKGIYYSRTKDFESFTKPRLMYQKEDSGVIDSAIYEDNGKFYRFVKSEGNPHGVILQAGESLTGEYTTVEAFNEEMAKLGSSAYEAPTAYKLSNGKWCLMLDYFGVAGEGQGYVPFIADEFESGRFIRSDESFSFPYRFKHGTVLSITMEEYSRIKNGLPFTN from the coding sequence ATGGAAGCTTATCTATTCGTGCATTTTAAGGAAAAGAAGACGCCTGACGGCGAGCAGGTTTATTTTGCGCTTAGCAAGGACGGCTTTAACTGGGAGCAGGTGAACGGTGGGCAGCCGGTTCTTTGGAGCGAAAAAGGAGATAAGGGAGTCCGGGACCATACCATCGTGCGGACCAGCTACGGCAAATTTTATATCATTGCCACTGATCTGAGCCTCGCAAATCATTTTGAAGGCAAGTATCAGGGAAGCTGGGAGAACATTACCCGTGAGGGAAGCAAATGCCTATCCTTCTGGGAGTCGGATGATCTTCTGAACTGGTCGGAGCAAAAGCTGATTGAATTAGGAGATGAGAACTTCGGTTGTCTATGGGCTCCGGATGTGATCTACGATCAGCAGGAAGAAAATTACGTTCTTCACTGGTCTTCCTCCCATGCTTCCAATAACTTTGGACAAAAAGGGATTTATTACTCCCGTACCAAGGATTTTGAGAGCTTCACCAAACCGCGGCTGATGTATCAGAAGGAAGACAGCGGAGTTATTGATTCGGCGATTTACGAGGATAACGGCAAGTTCTACCGGTTCGTGAAGAGTGAAGGTAACCCTCACGGAGTGATTCTGCAGGCTGGGGAATCGTTGACGGGGGAATATACGACCGTCGAGGCTTTTAACGAAGAGATGGCAAAGCTCGGCAGCAGCGCTTATGAAGCGCCTACCGCTTATAAGCTTAGCAACGGAAAATGGTGCCTGATGCTGGATTACTTTGGCGTCGCAGGCGAAGGCCAGGGCTACGTTCCTTTTATCGCGGACGAGTTTGAGAGCGGGCGCTTTATCCGTTCCGACGAAAGCTTCAGCTTCCCTTACCGGTTTAAGCATGGCACGGTGCTTTCCATTACGATGGAGGAGTATAGCCGAATAAAAAACGGTTTGCCGTTTACAAATTAG
- a CDS encoding GNAT family N-acetyltransferase translates to MLHALVSSRLTLRPLELADGEFIERLAGDKDVADTTLNMPHPYPAGAAAAFIQKRHEAAARGEGYSFAVILTETGAFLGVVGLHVNKTHHMAELAYWIGKPYWSNGYCSEAAARVVQFAFDELELNRVYAAAMTRNPASYRVMEKIGMKFEGVLRNHIRKEDTYEDLRYYGLLRTDN, encoded by the coding sequence ATGTTACATGCACTTGTATCGTCACGCTTAACATTAAGGCCGCTTGAACTGGCAGATGGTGAATTCATCGAACGATTAGCCGGAGACAAGGACGTAGCGGACACAACGCTTAATATGCCTCATCCCTACCCGGCAGGAGCAGCAGCCGCTTTTATTCAAAAAAGGCATGAAGCTGCGGCAAGAGGCGAGGGATATTCTTTTGCCGTAATATTGACGGAAACAGGCGCTTTCCTTGGCGTTGTTGGGCTGCACGTTAATAAGACCCACCATATGGCGGAATTGGCTTATTGGATTGGCAAGCCTTATTGGAGCAACGGATATTGTTCGGAAGCTGCCGCACGAGTGGTACAATTTGCGTTTGACGAATTGGAATTAAACCGGGTGTATGCGGCCGCTATGACCCGGAATCCGGCATCGTATAGAGTTATGGAGAAGATCGGCATGAAATTCGAAGGAGTTCTGCGGAATCATATCCGAAAGGAAGATACGTACGAGGATTTGAGGTACTACGGACTTCTTAGGACGGACAATTAG